The following proteins are encoded in a genomic region of Pseudomonas sp. Os17:
- a CDS encoding UDP-glucose dehydrogenase family protein, producing the protein MEVSVFGTGYVGLVQAVALADVGHNVVCVDIDSQKIAQLQRSIPPIHEPGLATLIEENQKAGRLHFTTQASDAVGHAQVIFIAVGTPSNEDGSADLDHVLAVARKIASLMLSDKTLVIKSTVPVGTADLVVETVAEQLADLGQSQLRVHVVSNPEFLKEGSAVADCMRPDRIIVGCAHDLPRQQLSELYAPFNHNHDRLMFMDNRSAELVKYAANAMLATRISFMNEMANLAERLGVDINAVRKGIGADPRIGYHFIYPGAGFGGSCFPKDLRALIHTAESHGLEPHMLKTVRDVNEQQRHVLFRKLKAHLGDDLQGKVIALWGLAFKPNTDDMREATSRYLMQALWDAGARVQAYDPEAMTECRRLYGYRDDLQLCATRDDALQGADALVICTEWKAFRVVDFKLLRDTLKDRLIVDGRNLYNPQQAADAGLHYLSIGLPYRIPEALGA; encoded by the coding sequence TTGGAAGTCAGCGTTTTCGGTACTGGTTATGTCGGCCTGGTGCAAGCAGTTGCCCTCGCCGATGTCGGGCATAACGTGGTGTGTGTCGATATCGACAGCCAGAAAATCGCCCAGCTGCAACGTTCTATTCCGCCGATTCACGAGCCGGGTCTGGCGACCCTGATCGAAGAGAATCAAAAGGCCGGCCGACTGCACTTCACCACCCAGGCCAGCGACGCCGTGGGCCATGCCCAGGTGATCTTCATCGCGGTCGGCACGCCCTCCAACGAAGACGGCTCGGCGGACCTCGACCATGTCCTGGCGGTGGCCCGCAAGATTGCCAGCCTGATGCTCAGCGACAAGACCCTGGTGATCAAATCCACGGTGCCGGTGGGCACTGCCGATCTGGTGGTTGAAACCGTCGCCGAGCAACTGGCGGACCTGGGCCAATCCCAGCTGCGGGTGCACGTGGTCTCCAATCCGGAGTTCCTCAAGGAAGGCTCCGCCGTGGCCGACTGCATGCGCCCGGACCGGATCATCGTCGGCTGTGCCCATGACCTGCCCCGCCAACAGTTGAGCGAACTGTACGCGCCGTTCAACCACAACCATGACCGCCTGATGTTCATGGACAACCGCAGCGCCGAGCTGGTCAAGTACGCGGCCAACGCGATGCTCGCCACCCGCATCAGCTTCATGAACGAGATGGCCAACCTGGCGGAACGCCTGGGTGTGGACATCAACGCGGTGCGCAAGGGCATCGGCGCCGATCCGCGCATCGGCTACCACTTCATCTACCCGGGCGCCGGCTTCGGCGGTTCGTGCTTCCCCAAGGACCTGCGGGCGCTGATCCACACCGCCGAAAGCCACGGGCTGGAACCGCACATGCTCAAGACCGTGCGCGACGTCAACGAGCAGCAGCGCCATGTGCTGTTTCGCAAGCTCAAGGCGCACCTGGGCGACGACCTGCAGGGCAAGGTCATCGCTCTCTGGGGCCTGGCCTTCAAGCCCAACACCGACGACATGCGCGAAGCCACCAGCCGCTACCTGATGCAGGCGCTGTGGGATGCCGGGGCCAGGGTCCAGGCCTACGACCCGGAAGCCATGACCGAATGCCGGCGCCTGTACGGCTACCGCGATGACCTGCAGCTGTGCGCCACCCGCGATGACGCCCTGCAAGGCGCCGATGCGCTGGTGATCTGCACCGAATGGAAAGCCTTTCGCGTGGTGGACTTCAAATTGCTGCGCGACACCCTCAAGGACCGCCTGATCGTCGACGGGCGCAATCTCTACAACCCGCAACAGGCAGCGGACGCCGGTCTGCACTATCTGAGCATTGGCCTGCCCTACCGCATCCCGGAGGCCCTTGGCGCATGA
- a CDS encoding glycosyltransferase family 4 protein produces MSDLSMAAQPVVHLIHSGGFYGAERMLLDHCRVTPGRHRVVFINAPEALLQRFAQDGVTCHNCRCLKQLLSHLRQQPGLLNAHNFKAQVFAWICARRLGLPLVLTQHGFTPRSLKQKLYTWISLRLCRSPRVRRVACVAQSIAQLHLQAGVPASKLQVIANGLPEPQRPAPASKEGPPLQEALIRRDEAAPLVGFVGRLSAEKGPDLFLDALIGLCRQRPALRAVLLGDGEQNQALRQRIDEAGLTLRILLPGYQNDMQPWLKRLNVLVLSSRTEGTPMILLEAMQAGTPVVAFAVGGIPDVLQHRQNGLLAKPLDSADLARCIGRLLDDPALAGELAEAARVTQRKHYHLPTLAHRWDELYRLARESATV; encoded by the coding sequence ATGAGCGACCTGAGCATGGCGGCGCAACCGGTTGTGCACCTGATCCACAGCGGCGGCTTCTACGGCGCCGAACGCATGCTGCTGGATCATTGCCGGGTCACCCCGGGACGGCATCGGGTGGTGTTCATCAACGCTCCCGAGGCGCTGCTGCAGCGTTTTGCCCAGGACGGGGTGACCTGCCACAACTGCCGCTGCCTCAAGCAACTGCTGAGCCATCTGCGCCAGCAGCCGGGGCTGCTCAACGCCCACAACTTCAAGGCCCAGGTGTTCGCCTGGATCTGCGCCCGGCGCCTGGGCCTGCCCCTGGTGCTGACCCAGCACGGCTTCACCCCGCGCAGCCTGAAACAGAAGCTCTACACCTGGATCAGCCTGCGCCTGTGCCGCAGCCCACGGGTGCGCCGGGTGGCGTGCGTGGCCCAGAGCATTGCCCAGTTGCACCTGCAGGCCGGGGTACCCGCGAGCAAACTGCAGGTGATCGCCAACGGCCTGCCGGAGCCGCAGCGTCCGGCGCCGGCGAGCAAGGAAGGTCCGCCGTTGCAGGAAGCCCTGATCCGCCGCGACGAGGCGGCGCCGCTGGTGGGGTTCGTCGGTCGCCTGAGTGCGGAAAAAGGCCCGGACCTGTTTCTCGACGCGCTGATCGGCCTGTGCCGGCAGCGCCCTGCGCTCAGGGCCGTGCTGCTGGGCGACGGTGAACAGAACCAGGCGCTGCGCCAGCGTATCGACGAGGCCGGGCTGACCCTGCGCATCCTGCTGCCGGGCTACCAGAACGACATGCAGCCCTGGCTCAAGCGCCTCAACGTGCTGGTGCTCAGCTCGCGCACCGAAGGCACGCCGATGATCCTGCTCGAAGCCATGCAGGCCGGCACCCCGGTGGTGGCCTTCGCCGTGGGCGGGATTCCCGATGTGCTGCAGCACCGGCAGAACGGCCTGCTGGCCAAGCCCCTGGACAGCGCCGATCTGGCCCGCTGCATCGGCCGCCTGCTGGATGACCCGGCCCTGGCCGGAGAACTGGCCGAGGCCGCTCGCGTCACCCAGCGCAAGCACTACCACCTGCCGACCCTGGCGCACCGCTGGGATGAGCTGTACCGCCTGGCCAGGGAGAGCGCCACGGTATGA
- a CDS encoding glycosyltransferase produces MQRISVIVPMYNEARHITRTLDSVILAARVAAVDYELIVVDNGSTDQGPQRARELGARVLLCPGIGIGALRNRGAAMATGDCLAFIDADIEVPANWLQLWRQVLADNRAEVLALDCAAPRCAPWFARAWQRRSLTAGRQARQRQWLPSANLCLRRVWFERVGGFDERLRTGEDKDLGLRLHAAGARQISLPEPQVLHWGFEGSWGEWAGKERWRQGSHGQLLKAAGFNPRLLRFPLLCLACALLSGAALLALVAGRPVAAALCLLLGALAPLLLALRQGWRHRDPLFVLQLWLLHGVRLHLGAVALVQGLFNRAAVRPDRG; encoded by the coding sequence ATGCAAAGGATCAGCGTGATCGTGCCCATGTACAACGAGGCGCGTCACATCACCCGGACCCTGGACAGCGTGATCCTGGCGGCCAGGGTCGCTGCCGTCGATTACGAACTGATCGTGGTGGACAACGGTTCCACCGATCAGGGGCCGCAACGGGCCCGGGAACTGGGCGCGCGGGTGCTGTTGTGCCCGGGCATCGGTATCGGTGCCTTGCGCAATCGCGGCGCCGCCATGGCCACCGGCGATTGCCTGGCGTTCATCGACGCCGATATCGAAGTGCCCGCCAACTGGCTGCAGCTCTGGCGCCAGGTCCTGGCCGATAACCGCGCCGAAGTCCTGGCCCTGGATTGCGCCGCGCCGCGCTGCGCGCCCTGGTTCGCCCGGGCCTGGCAACGGCGCAGCCTGACCGCCGGCCGCCAGGCCCGGCAACGGCAATGGTTGCCCAGCGCCAACCTGTGCCTGCGGCGGGTCTGGTTCGAACGGGTCGGCGGTTTCGACGAGCGCCTGCGCACCGGCGAAGACAAGGACCTCGGCCTGCGCCTGCACGCCGCCGGTGCCCGGCAGATCAGCCTGCCCGAGCCCCAGGTACTGCACTGGGGCTTTGAAGGCAGCTGGGGCGAATGGGCCGGCAAGGAACGCTGGCGCCAGGGCAGTCACGGGCAATTGCTCAAGGCCGCCGGGTTCAATCCGCGCCTGCTGCGCTTTCCCTTGCTGTGCCTGGCCTGCGCCCTGCTGAGCGGGGCGGCGCTGCTGGCCCTGGTCGCAGGTCGGCCGGTTGCGGCCGCCCTGTGCCTGCTGCTGGGCGCCCTGGCGCCGTTGCTGCTGGCCTTGCGCCAGGGCTGGCGCCACCGCGATCCGCTGTTCGTCCTGCAACTCTGGCTGCTGCACGGGGTGCGCCTGCACCTGGGTGCCGTGGCCCTGGTGCAGGGTCTTTTCAACCGTGCTGCCGTGAGACCTGACCGTGGCTAA
- a CDS encoding sugar transferase: MERPFSSPATEVPAPARIDRRNDPFRRKVQAAIDLQHHGWISGREGGRPWTLSRSKRLTSALLAALLLVLLSPLLLVVALAIKLTSPGPVFFVQLRTGFRGRRFGMYKFRTMVVNAEALKDSVRHLNKHGPDSVDFKIDRDPRITGIGGFLRRTSLDELPNLINVVLGQMRIVGPRPTSFHAQTYKEHHLGRLSIYPGITGLWQVSGRSDVDFDGRVTLDMTYIFQQSPWLDLKILIKTPFKVLNGHGAS, translated from the coding sequence ATGGAAAGACCCTTCTCATCGCCCGCAACCGAGGTGCCGGCACCGGCGCGCATCGACCGGCGCAACGACCCGTTTCGGCGCAAGGTCCAGGCCGCCATCGATCTGCAGCATCACGGCTGGATCAGTGGCCGCGAAGGTGGCCGGCCCTGGACCCTGTCGCGCAGCAAGCGCCTGACCTCGGCACTGCTGGCCGCCCTGCTGCTGGTGCTGCTGTCGCCGCTGCTGCTGGTGGTGGCGCTGGCGATCAAGCTCACCAGCCCGGGACCGGTGTTCTTCGTGCAACTGCGTACCGGTTTTCGCGGCCGGCGCTTCGGCATGTACAAGTTCCGCACCATGGTGGTCAACGCCGAAGCCCTGAAGGACTCGGTGCGCCACCTGAACAAGCACGGCCCGGACTCGGTGGACTTCAAGATCGACCGCGACCCGCGGATCACCGGGATCGGCGGCTTCCTGCGGCGCACCAGCCTCGACGAGTTGCCGAACCTGATCAACGTGGTACTGGGCCAGATGCGCATCGTCGGCCCGCGCCCCACCTCGTTCCACGCCCAGACCTACAAGGAACACCACCTCGGGCGCCTGAGCATCTACCCCGGGATCACCGGCCTGTGGCAAGTCTCGGGCCGCAGCGATGTGGACTTCGACGGCCGGGTCACCCTGGACATGACGTACATCTTCCAGCAGAGCCCCTGGCTCGACCTGAAGATCCTGATCAAAACCCCTTTCAAGGTCCTCAATGGCCATGGAGCAAGTTGA
- a CDS encoding CpsD/CapB family tyrosine-protein kinase, whose protein sequence is MAAATLASLKIQRPSESNLAVTVLDQELRVILLTAANRNSGITSSSLSMASELARTSRGRVLLVDTSLSDNSLTRRLDLGERPGFLDLALAETPPLLAQCIESSDELGFDFLPLGRRQQYAERLTPELLQELLQALAADYRFVIIDGDPVYSSGDILTLSTQVDGVVLVVRSEETRWEVAQAAAQRLIQAEAKLIGSVFNARKYYMPKWVYDRL, encoded by the coding sequence ATGGCGGCAGCAACTCTAGCCAGTCTGAAGATCCAGCGTCCCAGCGAAAGCAACCTGGCGGTCACCGTGCTCGACCAGGAGCTGCGGGTGATCCTGCTGACGGCGGCCAACCGCAACAGCGGCATCACCAGCAGCAGCCTGAGCATGGCCAGCGAACTGGCGCGCACCAGCCGCGGCCGGGTCCTGCTGGTGGACACCAGCCTTTCGGACAACAGCCTGACCCGGCGCCTGGACCTGGGCGAACGCCCCGGCTTTCTCGACCTGGCCCTGGCCGAAACCCCGCCGCTCCTGGCGCAGTGCATCGAAAGCAGCGATGAACTGGGCTTCGATTTCCTGCCCCTGGGCCGCCGCCAGCAATACGCCGAGCGCCTGACCCCGGAACTGCTGCAGGAACTGTTGCAGGCCCTGGCCGCGGACTATCGCTTCGTGATCATCGACGGCGACCCGGTGTACAGCAGCGGCGACATCCTCACCCTGAGCACCCAGGTGGACGGCGTGGTGCTGGTGGTGCGCAGCGAGGAAACCCGCTGGGAAGTGGCCCAGGCCGCGGCGCAGCGCCTGATCCAGGCCGAGGCGAAGCTGATCGGCAGCGTGTTCAACGCTCGCAAGTACTACATGCCCAAGTGGGTTTATGACCGTCTCTGA
- a CDS encoding O-antigen ligase family protein, translating into MIAAPVLGIVLGLASLLLLASPWPFLAPLTVLGLVGVAVLYRRPGWGLLGICALVPFEGLFKDSPFSAAKLLGASLILIMLCKLLLRQIPDTRLRSNLWRALGPFLLCLLLSLMYSENLLVSLDSLRELAVGLVLFFVTLLIARETHLLMLCRLLALSVATTCVIALVSAKYQVGGRAIGLLQDANYFALLIAMAVPPAILLALRSPYWPVRLFWVGISLTLMAGMTKTDSRSGLLVVLFTIAIGVWHYRDRLKGLRPKHLGFAMFAVAILVPLGIAVLPAQYVERIQSLSMLKSGSHSADTSLGRRTSYLVVGGQMIRENPLLGSGLGTFPIHYAQTGFASSFSENMNEPDLFRRAHNTYLELFSELGIPGGLSFVALMLMGLRNFERARQGFLARGRREQADIATHLGLSLLAMAVFLLFLSAPNHKYLWIFLALSSVLRLQAEEAHDPA; encoded by the coding sequence ATGATCGCCGCTCCTGTTCTGGGCATTGTGCTGGGCCTGGCCAGCCTGTTGCTGCTGGCCAGTCCCTGGCCGTTTCTGGCACCGCTGACAGTACTCGGGCTGGTGGGCGTGGCCGTGCTCTATCGCCGTCCGGGCTGGGGCCTGCTGGGGATCTGTGCCCTGGTGCCGTTCGAAGGTTTGTTCAAGGACAGCCCGTTCTCCGCGGCCAAGCTGCTGGGGGCCTCGCTGATCCTGATCATGCTGTGCAAGCTGTTGCTGCGGCAGATTCCCGATACCCGCCTGCGCAGCAACCTGTGGCGGGCCCTGGGCCCCTTCCTGCTGTGCCTGCTGCTGAGCCTGATGTACAGCGAAAACCTGCTGGTGTCCCTGGACAGCCTGCGGGAGCTGGCGGTGGGCCTGGTGCTGTTCTTCGTCACCCTGCTGATCGCCCGGGAAACCCACCTGCTGATGCTCTGCCGCCTGCTGGCGCTGAGCGTGGCGACCACCTGCGTGATCGCCCTGGTGTCGGCCAAGTACCAGGTCGGCGGCCGCGCCATCGGCCTGCTGCAGGACGCCAACTACTTCGCCCTGCTGATTGCCATGGCGGTGCCGCCGGCGATCCTCCTGGCGCTGCGTTCGCCCTACTGGCCGGTGCGGCTGTTCTGGGTCGGCATCAGCCTGACCCTGATGGCCGGGATGACCAAGACCGACTCGCGCTCGGGGCTGTTGGTGGTGCTGTTCACCATTGCCATCGGCGTCTGGCACTACCGCGACCGGCTCAAGGGCCTGCGGCCCAAGCACCTGGGGTTTGCCATGTTCGCCGTGGCGATCCTGGTGCCCCTGGGGATCGCCGTGCTGCCGGCGCAGTACGTGGAGCGGATCCAGTCCCTGAGCATGCTCAAGTCCGGTTCGCACTCGGCGGACACCTCCCTGGGCCGACGCACCTCCTACCTGGTGGTGGGCGGCCAGATGATCCGCGAGAACCCGTTGCTGGGCTCGGGCCTGGGCACCTTCCCGATACATTACGCGCAGACCGGCTTCGCCAGCAGCTTCTCGGAAAACATGAACGAGCCGGACCTGTTCCGCCGCGCCCACAACACCTACCTGGAGCTGTTCAGCGAACTGGGGATTCCCGGCGGCCTGAGCTTCGTGGCGCTGATGCTCATGGGCCTGCGCAACTTCGAGCGGGCGCGCCAGGGCTTTCTCGCCCGGGGTCGACGCGAGCAGGCCGACATTGCCACCCACCTGGGCCTGAGCCTGTTGGCCATGGCGGTGTTCCTGCTGTTTCTCAGCGCCCCCAACCACAAGTACCTGTGGATCTTCCTGGCCCTGTCCAGCGTGCTGCGGCTGCAGGCCGAAGAGGCCCACGACCCGGCCTGA
- a CDS encoding NAD-dependent epimerase — MNILITGAAGFIGAHTALRLLKDGHQVTGLDNFNDYYDPQLKRDRVRWVERQVGHFPLQRLDLADSAGLERLFAEIRPQVVINLAAQAGVRYSLENPKAYLDSNLSGFLNLLEMCRRFPVQHLIYASSSSVYGANQQTPYKVSDNVDHPLSLYAASKKANELMAHSYSHLFGVPATGLRFFTVYGPWGRPDMSPILFADAISQGRPLKLFNYGMHQRDFTYIDDIVESLVRLLDKPPARDPLWDREQPDPSTSMAPWRLFNIGGQRPVELKDYVSTLERLLGRQAQVEYLPLQPGDVLNTCADVSALENLTGFGPQVPLDEGLGHFVQWYRSYYTGTRS, encoded by the coding sequence ATGAATATCCTGATCACCGGAGCCGCCGGTTTTATCGGCGCCCATACCGCACTGCGTCTGCTCAAGGATGGGCACCAGGTCACCGGGCTGGATAATTTCAACGACTACTACGACCCCCAGCTCAAGCGCGACCGGGTGCGCTGGGTGGAACGGCAAGTGGGGCACTTCCCGCTGCAACGCCTGGACCTGGCGGACAGCGCCGGGCTGGAGCGGCTGTTTGCCGAGATCCGGCCCCAGGTGGTGATCAACCTCGCCGCCCAGGCCGGGGTGCGCTACTCCCTGGAAAACCCCAAGGCCTACCTGGACAGCAACCTCAGCGGTTTTCTCAACCTGCTGGAAATGTGCCGGCGCTTCCCGGTGCAGCACCTGATCTATGCCTCTTCCAGTTCGGTGTACGGGGCCAACCAGCAGACCCCGTACAAGGTCAGCGACAACGTCGACCATCCGCTGTCGCTGTATGCGGCGAGCAAGAAAGCCAACGAGCTGATGGCCCACAGCTACAGCCACCTGTTCGGCGTGCCGGCCACCGGCCTGCGCTTCTTTACCGTGTACGGGCCCTGGGGCCGGCCGGACATGTCGCCGATCCTGTTTGCCGACGCCATCAGCCAGGGGCGTCCGCTGAAGCTGTTCAACTACGGCATGCACCAGCGCGACTTCACCTACATCGACGACATCGTCGAATCCCTGGTGCGCCTGCTGGACAAGCCACCGGCGCGGGACCCGCTGTGGGATCGCGAGCAGCCGGACCCCTCCACCAGCATGGCGCCGTGGCGCCTGTTCAACATCGGTGGCCAGCGCCCGGTGGAGCTCAAGGACTACGTCAGCACCCTGGAGCGGCTCCTCGGCCGCCAGGCCCAGGTGGAGTACCTGCCCCTGCAGCCCGGTGACGTGCTCAACACCTGTGCCGATGTCAGCGCCCTGGAAAACCTCACCGGTTTCGGACCCCAGGTGCCCCTGGATGAAGGCCTGGGCCATTTCGTCCAGTGGTACCGCAGCTACTACACCGGCACCCGGTCCTGA
- a CDS encoding GumC family protein translates to MTKIENYLHEFLLVFFVNRRLIKRVFLGFAVIALLLPLVLKQSFEITAEVIVQSKKLSQTDANTVLTPDSDKFIPPSLADMETESNILRSPTLIRTTIEQLRGEGQFGGNEGLLTRLIVKPIRNGLIDPLRNHVINPLRGFFGLAVDPVRDTSLDAFTDQAVKDLKIGTLPGSNVISIVYASPNAAEGTRFVERLLANYLKNRQDLQSNELPEAFYEQKKAQYQSRLDDLEGKRQALLEAAHASDPKEEITFRLNAINTEEQSLNGYRDQALENQRRLDYLQKNLAAARKAGLTDYTFPFAFANTVDNVAYEDREIKQLGEQLTNLVSQYGTTADTYRADSVPMQQQREQIVRARAQFLKVVENRVRERSSDLQITQSVIAQKTARINDYKARVRDLQEVLSKLRQLDTEIDALHKAFFTYTQRYEESRGERLISGELSNARVLSQPYEPSEAAFPKPMLIIPLGLLTGLLLAIALGYVYEFFDHRFKHPAQVSDHLGLPVLMVLNAPQEQPVNPFPRWTWRWAWHWAKQ, encoded by the coding sequence ATGACCAAGATCGAAAACTACCTGCACGAGTTCCTCCTCGTGTTCTTTGTCAATCGACGCCTGATCAAGCGGGTGTTCCTGGGTTTCGCGGTGATTGCGCTGTTGCTGCCGCTGGTGCTCAAGCAGAGCTTCGAGATCACCGCCGAGGTCATAGTGCAGTCCAAGAAACTGTCGCAGACCGACGCCAACACCGTGCTCACCCCGGACAGCGACAAGTTCATCCCGCCGTCCCTGGCGGACATGGAGACCGAGAGCAATATCCTGCGTTCGCCGACCCTGATCCGCACCACCATCGAGCAGCTGCGCGGCGAAGGTCAGTTCGGCGGCAATGAGGGCCTGTTGACCCGGCTGATCGTCAAGCCGATCCGCAATGGCCTGATCGACCCGCTGCGCAACCATGTGATCAACCCGCTGCGCGGCTTCTTCGGCCTGGCCGTGGACCCGGTGCGCGACACCAGCCTGGATGCCTTCACCGATCAGGCGGTCAAGGACCTGAAGATCGGCACCCTGCCCGGCTCCAACGTGATCTCCATCGTCTATGCCAGCCCCAATGCCGCCGAAGGCACGCGCTTTGTCGAGCGCCTGCTGGCCAACTACCTGAAAAACCGCCAGGACCTGCAATCCAACGAACTGCCCGAAGCCTTCTATGAACAGAAGAAGGCCCAGTACCAGTCGCGCCTGGATGACCTGGAAGGCAAGCGCCAGGCGCTGCTGGAAGCCGCGCACGCCTCCGATCCCAAGGAGGAGATCACCTTCCGCCTGAACGCCATCAACACCGAGGAGCAATCGCTCAACGGCTACCGCGACCAGGCCCTGGAGAACCAGCGCCGCCTGGACTACCTGCAGAAGAACCTGGCGGCGGCACGCAAGGCCGGCCTCACCGACTACACCTTCCCCTTCGCCTTCGCCAACACCGTGGACAACGTGGCCTACGAAGACCGCGAGATCAAGCAACTGGGCGAGCAACTGACCAATCTGGTGAGCCAGTACGGCACCACCGCCGACACCTACCGCGCCGACAGCGTACCGATGCAGCAGCAGCGCGAGCAGATCGTGCGGGCCCGGGCGCAGTTCCTCAAAGTGGTGGAAAACCGGGTGCGCGAGCGCAGCAGCGACCTGCAGATCACCCAGTCGGTGATCGCGCAGAAAACCGCGCGGATCAACGACTACAAGGCGCGGGTCCGCGACCTGCAAGAGGTGCTGAGCAAGCTGCGCCAGCTGGACACCGAAATCGATGCCTTGCACAAGGCCTTCTTCACCTACACCCAGCGCTATGAAGAAAGCCGTGGCGAACGCCTGATCAGCGGCGAACTGTCCAACGCCCGGGTGCTCAGCCAGCCTTACGAACCCAGCGAAGCGGCGTTTCCCAAGCCGATGCTGATCATTCCCCTGGGCCTGCTCACCGGCCTGCTGCTGGCGATTGCCCTGGGGTATGTCTACGAGTTCTTCGATCACCGCTTCAAGCACCCGGCCCAGGTCAGCGACCACCTCGGCCTGCCGGTGCTGATGGTGCTCAACGCGCCCCAGGAACAGCCGGTCAACCCCTTCCCGCGCTGGACCTGGCGCTGGGCCTGGCATTGGGCCAAGCAATGA
- a CDS encoding polysaccharide biosynthesis/export family protein, producing MNKPRLSLLGLSLLAALGGCVNREPQQMPVQILSAPADQAQLTEVMPIEQVLRPQDVLDVIFHIGTTSQQRYLVQPGDQVDVSFLTAPELGGSKLVLPDGSIDMPYVGNIQVAGLSAEQARQALETQYAKVLKKPQITFSISHAMAQLDNLRTSLTNPATGLSREIVVGSDGRASFPLLGSLSLQGKSLSELQTLINQRYAKEVGQVSVDVLLKTTAANEVFVMGEVGQPGAYPVRRPISVLEALTLAKGAGPTARLDSVVIMRRKGNQVEARVYDADAALDGKALQFAYLQPDDMLYVPKTRLAKAGALSKQLADVIMFQGVGFSFGYRVDNKETNNN from the coding sequence ATGAACAAGCCAAGACTCTCCCTGCTGGGCCTGTCGCTGCTGGCGGCCCTGGGCGGCTGCGTCAACCGCGAGCCGCAGCAGATGCCGGTGCAGATCCTCAGCGCCCCGGCCGACCAGGCCCAGCTCACCGAGGTCATGCCCATCGAACAGGTGCTGCGCCCGCAGGACGTGCTGGACGTGATCTTCCACATCGGCACCACCAGCCAGCAGCGCTACCTCGTGCAGCCCGGCGACCAGGTGGACGTGAGCTTCCTCACCGCGCCGGAGCTGGGCGGCAGCAAGCTGGTACTGCCCGACGGCAGCATCGACATGCCCTACGTGGGCAATATCCAGGTCGCCGGGCTGTCCGCCGAACAGGCGCGCCAGGCCCTGGAAACGCAGTACGCCAAGGTGCTGAAGAAGCCGCAGATCACCTTCTCGATCTCCCACGCCATGGCCCAGCTGGACAACCTGCGCACCAGCCTGACCAACCCGGCCACCGGCCTGAGCCGGGAGATCGTGGTCGGCTCCGACGGCCGCGCCAGCTTCCCGCTGCTGGGCAGCCTGTCGTTGCAGGGCAAGAGCCTCAGCGAGCTGCAGACCCTGATCAACCAGCGCTACGCCAAGGAAGTGGGCCAGGTCAGCGTCGACGTGCTGCTCAAGACCACCGCGGCCAACGAAGTGTTCGTCATGGGCGAAGTCGGCCAGCCCGGGGCCTATCCGGTGCGCCGGCCGATCTCGGTGCTCGAAGCCCTGACCCTGGCCAAGGGCGCCGGTCCCACCGCGCGCCTGGATTCGGTGGTGATCATGCGGCGCAAGGGCAATCAGGTCGAAGCCCGGGTGTATGACGCCGATGCGGCGCTGGACGGCAAGGCCCTGCAGTTCGCCTACCTGCAGCCGGACGACATGCTCTACGTGCCCAAGACCCGCCTGGCCAAGGCCGGGGCCCTGAGCAAGCAGCTGGCGGACGTGATCATGTTCCAGGGTGTCGGGTTCAGCTTCGGCTACCGCGTCGACAACAAAGAAACGAACAACAACTGA